One Microplitis mediator isolate UGA2020A chromosome 3, iyMicMedi2.1, whole genome shotgun sequence DNA segment encodes these proteins:
- the LOC130665052 gene encoding uncharacterized protein LOC130665052 — MWPVYLSINELPFVERTKRENLLIIGLWFGQQKPNANNYFHKFYHQLKKLSTGINITLANDQIIKIKAVLLIGTCDLPAKCRFLNFTYYNGTYDCPSCLWPGETYRLTDDGSSHTHVYPYTPDPEMRTSGACLIFAEVALNNDSPHMGVKGPCALSKLMPNFIAGTAIDQMHCIFGGVVKKLLSLWIDVSNRNEPYSLVDTSEIINSRLIAIKPPSFVHRMPRTIDDLVHWKASELKNWFFYYSISVMTGIMQPEYLEHFSLLVAGISILNFDSITDANVNMTSNLLNKFVREFELKYGLKNCSINIHLILHLPQSVLTLGPLWANDCFGYEDLNGQYLNAINGTRHIDSQIIRSHNQQLKLHRFFDQLPEGKIKDFCFKRKQNSKICEQLQEGCYTIGTYKTYDDNYEIPNYVEQAVEHLLPARKIEGYSRLLKNSKLYVSEQYTRAIQTTSSYILYRDHTGYHLGSILCFIKFNYCQCRNRHNCLNHRVSVHQAVIQSLSSKRVFKTEDDHNVQYEISYLYKCLRMNNFVSISIDQLISVCFEIKIENDLYIAIPVNSNNNE; from the coding sequence ATGTGGCCAGTTTACCTAAGTATTAACGAATTACCTTTTGTAGAGCGAACAAAgcgagaaaatttattgataattggATTATGGTTTGGACAACAAAAACCAAAtgctaataattattttcataaattctatcaccaattaaaaaaattatctactggTATTAATATTACTTTAGCTAATGaccaaattataaaaatcaaagcTGTATTACTAATAGGAACATGTGACCTTCCAGCGAAATGCCGATTTCTTAATTTTACGTATTACAATGGTACTTATGATTGTCCATCATGTTTATGGCCTGGAGAAACTTATCGCTTGACAGACGATGGAAGCTCCCATACTCATGTTTACCCATACACGCCTGATCCTGAGATGCGAACTTCAGGAGCATGTCTTATCTTTGCAGAAGTCGCTCTAAATAATGATTCTCCGCATATGGGTGTCAAAGGACCCTGTGCGTTGTCTAAATTAATGCCTAATTTTATTGCTGGAACTGCTATCGATCAAATGCATTGTATTTTTGGTGGTGTAGTGAAAAAACTATTATCATTGTGGATTGATGTTAGCAACAGAAATGAACCATACTCATTGGTTGACACatcagaaataataaatagtcgGTTAATTGCTATCAAACCTCCCAGCTTTGTTCACCGTATGCCTCGTACAATCGATGATCTCGTACATTGGAAAGCATCTGAGCTCaaaaattggtttttttaCTACTCGATATCAGTTATGACGGGAATTATGCAACCAGAGTACTTGGAACATTTTTCATTGTTAGTTGCtggaatttcaattttaaatttcgattcaATAACCGATGCTAATGTGAATATGACATCTAATCTTCTGAACAAATTTGTACGAGAATTCGAGCTCAAATATGGcttaaaaaattgttctaTCAACATTCATCTGATTTTGCATTTGCCTCAAAGTGTACTTACACTTGGACCACTGTGGGCAAATGACTGTTTCGGATATGAAGATTTGAATGGACAATATTTGAATGCAATCAACGGAACTCGCCACATCGATTCACAAATAATAAGATCTCACAACCAACAGCTAAAACTTCACAGATTTTTTGATCAGTTACCCGAaggaaaaattaaagatttttgtttcaaaCGGAAgcaaaatagtaaaatttgtgAGCAGTTGCAAGAAGGTTGTTATACTATTGGTACATATAAGActtatgatgataattatgaaattcCTAATTATGTTGAGCAAGCTGTAGAACATTTACTGCCTGCTCGAAAAATTGAGGGGTACTCACGCttattgaaaaattccaaGCTCTACGTTTCTGAACAATATACTCGAGCAATCCAAACTACATCATCATACATTTTATACAGAGATCATACAGGGTATCATTTAGGTTcaattttgtgttttataaaatttaattattgtcaatGTAGGAATCGTCATAATTGTCTGAATCATCGAGTGTCTGTTCATCAAGCTGTTATTCAATCACTTTCGAGTAAAAGAGTATTTAAGACCGAAGATGATCATAATGTACAGTACGAAATTTCTTACCTGTATAAATGCTTAAGGATGAACAACTTTGTATCAATATCTATTGATCAATTGATTTCTGTGTGCttcgaaattaaaattgaaaacgaTCTATATATTGCTATACCTGTAAattctaataataatgaataa